One part of the Neisseria zalophi genome encodes these proteins:
- a CDS encoding c-type cytochrome, whose protein sequence is MKTVSKTVLAAAILLGLAYGGSELLTRQRHETGQATVKINAEQIRRGEYIAALSDCFACHTAPKGRAYAGGLAMQTPLGAIYSTNITPDKETGIGSYTYNQFKAAVQHGIRSDGTPLYPAMPYASYAVMPDDDIQALYAYFMQGVESVKQKNAGSTIPPVLNWRWPLAYWQAMFAPKRSFEPDGRYNIQLNRGKYLVEGPGHCGACHTPRGIAYQEKALSEDGKYFLNGAVIDGWRAKSLRGDARGLASWHTKEIADFLATGRTERSAAFGAMADVVEHSTRYWLPEDIQAISAYLKTLSPTPGKVTALPAKVDKTTAMLQSGQYVGRGALLYAEHCQVCHRADGNGVERIFPALNKNSAVYAGYPQSVIQITLEGGRMPENGHDVMAFSMPGFKNLSDEDIAEVVNFVRNGWTNQAPETNSKEVAEIRAFVNGKAQNFVPNTASGAHHE, encoded by the coding sequence ATGAAAACAGTCAGTAAAACCGTTTTGGCAGCGGCTATATTGCTGGGTCTGGCTTATGGTGGCAGCGAATTGCTTACCCGGCAGCGCCATGAAACCGGCCAAGCTACCGTAAAAATTAATGCAGAGCAAATCCGGCGGGGAGAATATATCGCCGCACTTTCCGATTGTTTTGCTTGTCATACCGCACCGAAAGGCCGTGCTTATGCGGGTGGTTTGGCAATGCAAACGCCTCTGGGTGCCATTTACAGCACCAATATCACACCCGATAAAGAAACAGGTATCGGTTCATATACCTACAATCAATTTAAAGCAGCAGTACAACATGGTATCCGTTCGGATGGTACGCCTTTATATCCGGCCATGCCTTATGCTTCTTATGCGGTAATGCCGGATGACGATATTCAGGCACTTTATGCTTATTTTATGCAGGGTGTGGAGAGTGTGAAGCAGAAGAATGCAGGCAGCACGATTCCACCTGTATTAAATTGGCGCTGGCCGCTGGCTTATTGGCAGGCGATGTTTGCGCCCAAACGCAGTTTCGAACCGGATGGTCGTTACAATATACAGCTCAACCGTGGTAAATATTTGGTAGAAGGGCCGGGACACTGTGGCGCATGCCATACGCCACGCGGTATCGCTTATCAGGAAAAAGCTTTAAGCGAAGATGGTAAATATTTCTTAAATGGTGCGGTGATTGATGGTTGGCGAGCCAAAAGTTTACGTGGTGATGCCCGTGGACTGGCTTCTTGGCATACCAAAGAAATAGCAGACTTTCTGGCGACAGGCAGAACCGAACGCAGCGCGGCTTTTGGTGCGATGGCTGATGTAGTAGAACATAGTACTCGTTATTGGTTGCCGGAAGATATTCAAGCCATTTCGGCTTATTTAAAAACACTCTCTCCTACTCCCGGTAAGGTTACGGCATTACCCGCTAAAGTGGATAAGACAACCGCTATGTTACAAAGTGGTCAGTATGTGGGGAGAGGAGCTTTACTTTATGCTGAACACTGCCAAGTCTGCCATCGTGCTGACGGGAATGGTGTGGAACGCATTTTCCCTGCTTTAAATAAAAATAGTGCGGTTTATGCCGGCTACCCGCAATCGGTGATTCAAATTACTTTGGAAGGCGGTCGTATGCCGGAAAACGGTCATGATGTGATGGCGTTCAGTATGCCCGGATTCAAGAATCTTAGTGATGAAGATATCGCTGAAGTGGTGAATTTTGTACGTAACGGCTGGACCAATCAGGCACCGGAAACGAATAGTAAAGAAGTGGCTGAAATCCGTGCATTTGTGAATGGGAAAGCCCAAAATTTTGTTCCGAATACCGCATCAGGAGCGCATCATGAATAA
- a CDS encoding DegV family protein, with protein MAGSYSLYRCAVLSTSTGMLDSVLDRNSPIDILRLSVQMGGEKYADGLDLKAEELSDWLRSHPKEVITTSPPDKESLRKTFYYLKSQGYHEAIVTTISSRLSDTAELIRQLAEEMANDLKIHVIDTGTTAMPEGFFALEAIRLLSLGKTSAEVVDYLERLKPRCEILLAVQSLTPLTRNNGLLRMGAAFNDWLGLKTVLRFNEKGISHLASIQNNDQMIDRLIEALMVITADKNPTHLVISGGYCGDGALYNQFACKLNKKTGLHLESGIPVSPAVGVYTGLDAIGIGIVEKIQD; from the coding sequence GTGGCCGGCTCGTATTCACTCTACCGTTGTGCCGTTTTATCAACTTCTACCGGTATGCTTGATAGTGTACTCGACCGTAATAGTCCTATCGATATTTTGCGCTTATCCGTTCAGATGGGCGGCGAAAAATATGCAGACGGATTGGATTTAAAAGCAGAAGAGTTGTCAGATTGGTTGCGCAGCCATCCCAAAGAGGTCATTACTACTTCCCCACCGGATAAAGAGTCTTTGCGTAAAACATTTTATTATCTTAAATCTCAGGGTTATCACGAAGCTATTGTTACGACAATTAGTAGCCGATTGAGCGATACAGCAGAATTAATACGTCAATTGGCGGAAGAAATGGCCAATGATCTGAAAATTCACGTGATTGATACCGGTACCACCGCTATGCCGGAAGGTTTTTTTGCATTAGAAGCCATCAGATTGCTTTCTTTGGGAAAAACATCTGCCGAAGTGGTGGATTATTTAGAAAGACTCAAACCGCGTTGTGAAATTCTGTTGGCAGTTCAATCGTTAACACCATTAACACGGAATAACGGCTTATTGCGCATGGGAGCTGCTTTTAATGATTGGCTGGGTTTGAAAACTGTATTACGGTTTAATGAAAAAGGTATTTCACATTTAGCCAGTATTCAAAATAATGATCAGATGATTGATCGGTTGATTGAAGCGCTCATGGTGATAACGGCAGATAAAAATCCGACCCATCTTGTGATTTCAGGAGGGTATTGTGGTGATGGTGCGTTGTATAATCAGTTTGCGTGTAAATTGAATAAAAAAACAGGTTTACATTTAGAAAGCGGTATTCCGGTTTCGCCTGCTGTCGGCGTATATACGGGATTAGATGCGATAGGCATCGGTATTGTTGAAAAAATTCAAGATTAA
- a CDS encoding dihydrofolate reductase: protein MQKITLIAACAQNGCIGINNTMPWHLPEDFAFFRAYTTGKPVIMGRKTWESLPKKPLPGRRNIVITRQADYIAEGAETTPSLKDALAKCADAAEIMIIGGAQIYAEALSVATDLRITEVDLKIDGDAFFPPIGKEWQIKNREQHTAANGTVYAFVHYEKPNSI from the coding sequence ATGCAAAAAATCACCCTTATCGCTGCTTGCGCTCAAAACGGCTGCATCGGCATCAACAACACCATGCCTTGGCACTTGCCCGAAGACTTCGCCTTTTTCCGTGCCTATACCACCGGAAAACCCGTTATTATGGGACGCAAAACCTGGGAATCCCTACCGAAGAAACCCCTACCCGGGCGCCGCAATATCGTGATTACCCGACAAGCGGACTATATTGCCGAAGGCGCGGAAACCACGCCTTCTCTAAAAGACGCATTGGCAAAATGTGCCGATGCCGCTGAAATCATGATTATCGGCGGCGCGCAAATCTATGCCGAAGCACTCTCAGTCGCCACTGATTTACGCATCACGGAAGTAGATCTAAAGATAGACGGCGATGCCTTTTTTCCGCCCATAGGCAAAGAATGGCAAATAAAAAACCGTGAACAACATACTGCCGCAAACGGTACCGTATATGCTTTTGTGCATTATGAAAAACCAAATTCAATATAA
- a CDS encoding LOG family protein — MNLYHKLPAPILPEETRRDIQARESYHVLKIISEFVESGEELRAIQPAVSIYGSARTPAEHPDYLFTESLSRKLSDAGFSVISGGGPGIMEAANKGAFAGRSPAVGLNIVLPHEQNANPYQNLSIKFQHFFPRKVMFVKHAVAYVVMPGGFGTMDELFESLTLVQTGKTPSRPIILVGSAFWKGLLDWIKEQLLGNGLISPEDLDLIQLIDDEDEIIEHIFAHYENRLESMCESQNNTWELGL, encoded by the coding sequence ATGAACCTTTACCATAAACTACCCGCACCGATTTTACCGGAAGAGACCCGCCGCGATATTCAGGCGCGCGAATCGTATCATGTGTTGAAAATCATTTCCGAATTTGTCGAATCAGGTGAAGAGCTGCGGGCGATTCAGCCTGCCGTCAGTATCTACGGCAGTGCGCGTACACCAGCCGAGCACCCCGATTATCTGTTTACCGAAAGCCTGTCACGCAAACTTTCCGACGCCGGTTTTTCCGTGATTTCAGGCGGCGGGCCGGGTATTATGGAAGCGGCCAATAAAGGCGCATTTGCCGGCAGAAGCCCGGCTGTCGGTTTGAATATCGTATTGCCGCACGAACAAAATGCCAATCCGTATCAGAATTTATCTATTAAATTTCAACATTTTTTCCCACGCAAAGTGATGTTTGTGAAACATGCCGTTGCCTATGTGGTGATGCCCGGCGGTTTCGGCACGATGGACGAATTGTTTGAAAGCCTAACATTGGTACAAACCGGCAAAACCCCCAGCCGCCCGATTATTTTAGTCGGCTCCGCTTTCTGGAAAGGCCTGCTCGATTGGATTAAAGAACAACTGCTCGGCAACGGCCTGATTTCACCGGAAGATTTGGATTTAATCCAACTGATTGATGATGAAGACGAAATCATCGAACATATTTTCGCCCACTATGAAAACCGTTTGGAAAGTATGTGCGAATCACAAAACAATACTTGGGAATTGGGCTTGTAA
- a CDS encoding M48 family metallopeptidase produces MNNHTIYILFLFFFAFSTLLQLYLSIRQSRAVLRHRGNVPADFVSAVSLEEHQKAADYTLTKQRFARYRILFEAFLLLVFTLGGGLNVLAALSIKFSDGPITQGVLLIVLFTLVNSILSLPMEWYSTFKLEARFGFNRSTPVTFFADRFKGLLLGAVIGVPLLYAVIYLMGVTGSLWWLWVWCVWLGFSLLMLWAFPKWIAPLFNRFEPLPEGRLKQQIENLLNRTGFQSNGIFVMDGSKRSGHGNAYFTGLGTNKRIVFYDTLLEDMQPDEVEAVLAHELGHFKHKHIVKQMIITFVLALVILFILGLLMPQAAFYQGLGVAYPSHAMALLLFFMVLPLFTFPFSPLSSLMSRKNEFEADRFAAKTASGNDLINALIKLYRSNAASLVSDKWYARFYDSHPGARERISALKKVS; encoded by the coding sequence ATGAATAACCACACCATCTATATCTTATTTTTATTTTTCTTCGCCTTTTCCACTTTGCTGCAACTGTATCTTTCCATCCGCCAAAGCCGTGCGGTATTGAGGCATCGGGGCAATGTGCCTGCCGATTTTGTATCGGCCGTATCGCTTGAAGAACATCAGAAAGCCGCTGATTACACATTGACCAAGCAACGCTTTGCCCGCTACCGAATTCTATTCGAAGCATTTTTATTGCTGGTGTTCACACTAGGCGGCGGTTTGAATGTTTTGGCCGCACTCAGCATCAAGTTTTCAGACGGCCCTATTACACAAGGCGTATTGCTGATTGTTCTTTTTACTTTGGTCAACAGCATACTCAGCCTGCCGATGGAATGGTATTCGACATTCAAGCTCGAAGCCCGCTTCGGCTTTAACCGCAGCACACCGGTTACATTTTTTGCCGACCGTTTCAAAGGCTTATTATTGGGTGCGGTGATTGGTGTACCGCTATTGTATGCGGTGATTTATTTAATGGGTGTTACCGGCAGCTTGTGGTGGCTTTGGGTGTGGTGTGTGTGGCTCGGCTTTTCCCTGTTGATGTTGTGGGCTTTTCCGAAATGGATTGCCCCTTTGTTTAATCGTTTCGAACCCCTGCCCGAAGGCCGTCTGAAACAACAAATTGAAAATCTGCTTAACCGTACCGGTTTTCAAAGCAACGGCATTTTTGTGATGGACGGCAGCAAGCGCTCGGGGCACGGCAATGCCTATTTCACCGGCTTGGGCACCAATAAGCGGATAGTGTTTTACGATACCCTGCTTGAAGATATGCAGCCGGACGAAGTCGAAGCCGTATTGGCACACGAACTCGGCCATTTTAAACACAAACATATTGTTAAACAGATGATAATAACCTTTGTTTTAGCGTTGGTTATCTTATTTATTCTAGGGCTGCTCATGCCGCAGGCCGCTTTTTATCAGGGCTTGGGGGTCGCTTATCCCAGCCATGCCATGGCACTGCTGCTGTTTTTTATGGTATTGCCGCTTTTTACCTTTCCGTTTTCACCTTTAAGCAGTTTGATGTCGCGTAAAAACGAATTTGAAGCCGACCGTTTCGCCGCCAAAACCGCTTCCGGCAACGACTTGATTAACGCCTTAATCAAGCTCTACCGCAGCAATGCCGCCAGTTTGGTATCCGATAAATGGTATGCCCGTTTTTATGATTCTCACCCGGGCGCAAGAGAACGGATAAGCGCCTTGAAAAAGGTTTCATAA
- a CDS encoding D-2-hydroxyacid dehydrogenase produces MNTLKIVVLDRGTLPGKPFVFDFPFEIKEYENTLPEETAERIQEADIVVTNKVVLDKTSIAAAANLKLIAVGATGVNHIDMQAANQAGVTVCNVRNYGNDSVAEHAFMLMIALMRNLPAYQRDIAAGVWEKSPYFCHFGAPIHDLNGKTLAIFGRGSTGNTLAGYARAFGMNVIFGEHKHAQTVREDYVSFDEAIQSADVISLHCPLTAETVNMIGETELQQMKIGAVLINCGRGGLVDENALVAALKYGGLGGAGVDVLTQEPPRDGNPLLKARLPNLIITPHMAWGSNEATSRLFDILLDNIKHFVAGTPKNVV; encoded by the coding sequence ATGAATACTTTAAAAATCGTGGTATTAGATCGCGGCACATTGCCGGGCAAACCGTTTGTTTTTGATTTTCCATTTGAAATCAAAGAATATGAAAATACCCTACCCGAAGAAACCGCCGAGCGTATTCAAGAAGCGGATATTGTGGTTACCAATAAAGTGGTGTTGGATAAAACAAGCATTGCTGCCGCCGCAAATCTTAAACTAATTGCCGTGGGGGCGACCGGTGTAAACCATATTGATATGCAGGCGGCCAATCAGGCTGGTGTTACCGTGTGCAATGTTCGTAATTATGGTAATGATTCCGTTGCTGAACATGCTTTTATGCTGATGATTGCGCTTATGCGTAATCTGCCGGCTTATCAGCGCGATATCGCAGCAGGGGTGTGGGAAAAATCGCCTTATTTCTGCCATTTCGGCGCACCGATACACGATTTAAACGGCAAAACCCTGGCTATTTTCGGGCGCGGCAGTACCGGAAACACTTTGGCCGGTTATGCGCGGGCATTCGGTATGAATGTGATATTCGGCGAACACAAACACGCGCAAACCGTGCGTGAGGATTATGTTTCTTTTGATGAAGCGATTCAATCCGCCGATGTGATTTCCCTACATTGCCCGCTTACGGCGGAAACCGTCAATATGATTGGGGAAACAGAATTACAGCAGATGAAAATCGGCGCGGTATTGATTAATTGCGGCCGTGGCGGTTTGGTTGATGAAAATGCTTTGGTGGCGGCATTGAAATACGGCGGACTGGGCGGGGCGGGTGTAGACGTATTAACGCAAGAGCCGCCGCGTGATGGAAATCCGCTGCTAAAAGCCCGTTTGCCGAATTTGATTATTACGCCGCATATGGCATGGGGCAGCAATGAAGCGACCAGCCGTTTATTTGATATCTTGTTGGATAATATTAAGCATTTTGTTGCCGGAACGCCTAAGAATGTGGTTTGA
- a CDS encoding FKBP-type peptidyl-prolyl cis-trans isomerase, with protein sequence MSLKIEDIVTGHGAEAVKGKEITVHYTGWLEDGTKFDSSLDRRQPLTITLGVGQVIEGWDEGFGGMKEGGKRKLTIPPEMGYGAHGAGGVIPPNATLIFEVELLKVYE encoded by the coding sequence ATGAGTTTGAAAATTGAAGATATTGTTACCGGACACGGTGCCGAAGCCGTTAAAGGTAAAGAAATCACCGTACATTACACCGGTTGGTTGGAAGACGGCACCAAGTTTGATTCCAGTTTAGACCGCCGCCAACCACTCACCATCACTTTAGGCGTCGGCCAAGTGATTGAAGGCTGGGACGAAGGTTTCGGCGGTATGAAAGAAGGCGGCAAACGCAAACTGACCATTCCGCCGGAAATGGGCTATGGTGCACATGGAGCCGGCGGCGTGATTCCGCCTAATGCCACTTTGATTTTCGAAGTGGAATTATTGAAAGTTTATGAATAA
- a CDS encoding DUF799 domain-containing protein: protein MRSLKLLPLVAALALSACATQQPYDYTAFKESDPKSILVLPPLNESPDVNATAGMASAVTLPLAESGYYVFPVAVVEETFKQNGLTNPGDIHDVQLDKLNEIFGADAVLYIKVTEYGTKYQVIQSNTRVSAEAKLVDARTGKELWTGSATASSLERGNNQAGLLGALVQAVVEQIASSVSDRSYDIAQMTGSRLLSAGTPKGILYGPRSPHYHTQHNK, encoded by the coding sequence ATGCGCAGCTTAAAATTATTACCTTTGGTGGCCGCTTTAGCATTATCGGCCTGTGCCACACAACAACCGTATGATTACACAGCTTTTAAAGAAAGTGATCCCAAATCGATTCTGGTTTTACCGCCTTTAAACGAATCGCCCGATGTAAACGCAACGGCAGGTATGGCTTCTGCGGTTACCTTGCCTTTGGCCGAATCCGGTTATTATGTTTTTCCGGTAGCGGTGGTGGAAGAAACGTTTAAACAAAACGGTTTGACCAATCCGGGTGATATTCATGATGTGCAACTGGATAAGCTAAATGAAATTTTCGGTGCCGATGCGGTTTTGTATATCAAGGTAACCGAATATGGTACGAAATATCAGGTTATTCAAAGCAATACCCGTGTCAGCGCCGAAGCGAAACTGGTAGATGCCCGCACCGGCAAAGAATTATGGACAGGTTCGGCAACCGCTTCCTCGCTTGAAAGAGGCAATAATCAAGCGGGGTTATTGGGCGCATTGGTGCAGGCTGTAGTTGAACAGATTGCCAGCTCGGTGAGCGATAGAAGTTATGATATTGCACAGATGACTGGTTCTCGTTTGTTGTCGGCCGGTACGCCTAAAGGTATTTTGTACGGGCCAAGATCACCGCATTATCATACCCAACATAATAAGTAA
- a CDS encoding DUF4810 domain-containing protein: MKMHKIRYAVMVAAAVVLAGCSMGGNKNLYYWGDNSKTVYQHLKSDGKPIGEQVDAMTQYFKKAQSKKQNVAPGAHAHMGLLMIDSGNNDEAIQHFEQEKQLFPESGVFMDFLLKNARGGQL, translated from the coding sequence ATGAAAATGCATAAGATCAGATATGCCGTGATGGTGGCTGCTGCGGTTGTTTTGGCCGGTTGTTCGATGGGCGGTAATAAAAACCTCTATTATTGGGGTGACAACAGCAAAACCGTTTATCAACATTTAAAGAGTGACGGTAAACCGATTGGCGAACAAGTTGATGCGATGACGCAATATTTTAAAAAAGCTCAGAGTAAAAAACAAAACGTTGCCCCCGGTGCTCATGCTCACATGGGTTTGTTGATGATTGATAGCGGCAATAATGATGAGGCTATCCAACATTTTGAACAAGAAAAACAATTGTTCCCCGAATCTGGGGTATTTATGGATTTCTTGTTGAAAAATGCCCGTGGAGGTCAATTATAA
- a CDS encoding CsgG/HfaB family protein, protein MKQKIFLAIAVALSAAGCATESSRAVEVAKVASYNTQYHGVRAPISVGNFDNRSSFQRGVFSDGQDRLGSQAKTILVTHLQQTNRFNVLNRTELSALKQEANISGRSQALKGADFVITGDVTEFGRKDVGDHQLFGILGRGKSQIAYAKVALNVVNVRTSEVVYSVQGAGEYSLSNREIIGFGGTSGYDATLNGKVLDLAIREAVNNLVAGIENGAWTPLR, encoded by the coding sequence ATGAAACAAAAAATTTTCTTGGCGATTGCTGTGGCTCTATCGGCTGCCGGTTGTGCGACTGAATCTTCCCGTGCGGTTGAAGTAGCTAAGGTCGCTTCTTATAACACGCAATATCACGGGGTTCGGGCACCGATTTCTGTGGGTAATTTCGACAACCGTTCAAGTTTCCAAAGAGGTGTGTTTTCAGACGGCCAAGACCGTTTGGGCAGTCAGGCTAAAACCATTTTGGTAACACATCTGCAACAAACCAACCGCTTTAATGTATTGAACCGTACTGAATTGAGCGCATTGAAACAAGAAGCCAATATCAGTGGCCGTAGCCAAGCATTAAAAGGAGCCGATTTTGTGATTACCGGCGATGTAACCGAATTCGGCCGTAAAGATGTCGGTGATCATCAGCTCTTCGGTATTTTAGGCCGTGGTAAATCGCAAATTGCTTATGCAAAAGTCGCATTAAATGTGGTGAATGTGCGTACTTCCGAAGTGGTGTATTCAGTTCAAGGTGCCGGTGAATACTCATTATCAAACCGTGAAATTATCGGCTTTGGCGGTACTTCCGGTTACGACGCAACCTTAAACGGCAAAGTATTGGATTTAGCCATCCGTGAAGCCGTGAATAATTTGGTAGCCGGTATTGAAAACGGCGCTTGGACACCTTTACGTTAA
- the leuS gene encoding leucine--tRNA ligase: MQEQYQPSAVEPAAQAKWEAARIFNVAEDDSKPKYYCLSMFPYPSGKLHMGHVRNYTIGDVLSRFKLLNGFNVLQPMGWDAFGMPAENAAIDRKIAPAKWTYENIAYMRNQLKSLGFAFDWERELATCTPEYYRWEQLLFTKLFEKGVIYRKNGTVNWDPVDQTVLANEQVIDGRGWRSGAVIEKREIPMYYFKITDYAEQLLADLEGLNWPEQVKTMQRNWIGKSRGMTVRFAIADDSKQGLSGKDSEYLQVYTTRPDTLMGATYVAVAAEHPLATAAAVQNPDLQTFIAECKAGSVAEADMATMEKKGVPTGRYVVNPLNGDRLEVWIANYVLWGYGDGAVMAVPAHDERDFEFAHTFGLPIKQVIAVGDNQFDADQWQDWYSDKENGRLTASGEFDGMDFQTAFDAIAAKLQSLGAGEPKTQYRLRDWGISRQRYWGCPIPIIHCEHCGDVPVPADQLPVVLPEDVVPDGSGSPLARMPEFYETTCPKCGGAAKRETDTMDTFVESSWYQFRYMSPQFSDGMVAPKAAQYWQQADQYIGGIEHAILHLLYARFFTKLMNEENIVPVKEPFASLLTQGMVLQATYYRETESGKKQWFNPAEVDVQTDEKGRPVAAVLRADGQPVIIGGVEKMSKSKNNGVDPQELIDAYGADTARLFMMFASPPEQSLEWSDAGVEGAHRFLRRLWRTVFEYVKAGAPAKAFQGSQDGLDKALKELRHKLHATIVKVSDDYSRRQQFNTAIAAIMELLNQYDKTDTGSEQGRAVAQEVLETVTQLLWPIVPHICESLWSTLRPDTALWENGWPQADEAALVKSEIEIMVQVNGKLRGKITVAADADKATVEAAALATDGAIKFMDGKTPKKIIVVPGRLVNIVV, translated from the coding sequence ATGCAAGAACAATACCAACCATCCGCCGTCGAACCGGCAGCACAAGCCAAATGGGAAGCCGCCCGTATTTTCAACGTGGCCGAAGACGATTCCAAACCCAAATACTACTGCCTTTCCATGTTTCCCTATCCCAGCGGCAAGCTGCACATGGGGCATGTCCGCAACTACACCATCGGCGACGTATTAAGCCGTTTCAAACTGCTCAACGGCTTCAACGTATTACAGCCTATGGGTTGGGACGCCTTCGGGATGCCGGCCGAAAATGCCGCCATCGACCGCAAAATCGCTCCTGCCAAATGGACGTATGAAAACATCGCCTATATGCGCAACCAGCTCAAAAGCCTCGGTTTTGCTTTCGACTGGGAACGCGAATTGGCCACCTGCACCCCCGAATATTACCGTTGGGAACAGCTTTTATTCACCAAACTGTTTGAAAAAGGCGTGATTTACCGTAAAAACGGCACCGTAAACTGGGATCCGGTCGACCAAACCGTATTGGCGAACGAACAGGTTATCGACGGGCGCGGCTGGCGTTCGGGCGCAGTAATCGAAAAACGCGAAATCCCGATGTATTACTTCAAAATCACCGATTACGCCGAACAGCTGTTGGCCGATTTGGAAGGCTTAAACTGGCCCGAGCAAGTCAAAACCATGCAACGCAACTGGATAGGCAAATCGCGCGGCATGACCGTACGCTTCGCCATTGCCGACGACAGCAAACAAGGTTTATCCGGCAAAGACAGCGAATACCTGCAAGTCTATACCACCCGCCCCGATACCCTGATGGGCGCCACCTACGTTGCCGTAGCTGCCGAGCATCCGCTGGCCACTGCGGCCGCTGTTCAAAACCCTGATTTGCAAACCTTTATTGCCGAATGCAAAGCCGGCAGCGTGGCCGAAGCCGATATGGCGACCATGGAGAAAAAAGGCGTGCCGACCGGCCGCTATGTGGTAAACCCGCTCAACGGCGACAGGCTGGAAGTGTGGATTGCCAACTATGTTTTATGGGGTTATGGCGACGGTGCGGTTATGGCCGTGCCCGCCCACGATGAACGCGATTTTGAATTCGCCCACACATTCGGCCTGCCGATTAAACAGGTGATTGCCGTCGGCGACAATCAGTTTGATGCCGATCAATGGCAGGATTGGTATAGCGATAAAGAAAACGGCCGCCTAACCGCCAGCGGCGAATTCGACGGCATGGATTTTCAGACGGCCTTTGATGCCATTGCCGCCAAACTGCAATCATTGGGTGCGGGCGAACCGAAAACCCAATACCGTCTGCGCGACTGGGGCATCTCACGCCAACGTTATTGGGGCTGCCCGATTCCGATTATCCACTGCGAACACTGCGGCGACGTGCCCGTGCCCGCCGACCAACTGCCGGTTGTGTTGCCCGAAGACGTCGTACCCGACGGCAGCGGCTCGCCGTTGGCCAGAATGCCCGAATTTTATGAAACCACCTGCCCGAAATGCGGCGGCGCGGCCAAACGCGAAACCGATACCATGGATACGTTTGTGGAATCGAGCTGGTATCAATTCCGCTATATGTCGCCCCAGTTTTCAGACGGCATGGTCGCCCCCAAAGCCGCGCAATACTGGCAACAGGCCGACCAATATATCGGCGGTATCGAACACGCTATTCTGCACCTGCTGTATGCCCGTTTCTTTACCAAGCTGATGAACGAAGAAAATATTGTGCCCGTGAAAGAACCGTTTGCCAGCCTGCTCACACAAGGTATGGTATTACAGGCCACCTATTACCGCGAAACCGAAAGCGGCAAAAAACAATGGTTCAACCCCGCCGAAGTGGATGTGCAAACCGATGAAAAGGGCCGCCCCGTTGCTGCGGTATTGCGTGCCGACGGCCAACCGGTGATTATCGGCGGCGTGGAAAAAATGTCGAAATCGAAAAACAACGGCGTCGACCCGCAAGAGCTGATTGATGCCTATGGCGCCGACACCGCCCGCCTGTTTATGATGTTTGCTTCGCCGCCCGAACAGTCGCTCGAATGGAGCGATGCCGGCGTGGAAGGCGCGCACCGCTTCCTGCGCCGCCTGTGGCGTACCGTTTTCGAATACGTTAAAGCCGGCGCACCGGCAAAAGCCTTCCAAGGCAGCCAAGACGGTTTGGATAAGGCGCTCAAAGAATTACGCCACAAACTGCACGCCACCATTGTGAAAGTCAGCGACGATTACAGTCGCCGCCAACAATTCAATACCGCCATCGCCGCGATCATGGAATTGCTCAACCAATACGACAAAACCGACACCGGCAGCGAACAAGGCCGCGCCGTCGCCCAAGAAGTATTGGAAACGGTAACGCAATTGCTATGGCCGATTGTGCCGCATATCTGTGAATCATTGTGGAGCACGTTGCGCCCCGATACCGCCTTGTGGGAAAACGGCTGGCCGCAAGCCGATGAAGCCGCCTTAGTGAAATCGGAAATCGAAATCATGGTGCAGGTAAACGGCAAACTGCGCGGTAAAATCACCGTTGCCGCCGATGCCGACAAAGCCACGGTTGAAGCCGCCGCACTGGCCACCGACGGCGCGATTAAATTTATGGACGGCAAAACACCGAAGAAAATTATCGTCGTGCCCGGCCGCTTGGTGAATATTGTGGTTTGA